A stretch of Paenibacillus sp. URB8-2 DNA encodes these proteins:
- a CDS encoding cytochrome b/b6 domain-containing protein has product MKFDIILHWLWALVFSILALSGIAMAGAKYGWVMQYDIATADLVHRLAAVVYVLLTLMVIIYEIIRILRRDKTKKPWLVFSPTGYGLFTFITTLIFIITGAVIWLFMDSNHAAAAFTLWIHEKLTYLAAASVIWHIYMKSHALKWPKKKERKAR; this is encoded by the coding sequence ATGAAGTTTGATATTATCCTTCACTGGCTATGGGCGCTTGTGTTCTCCATCTTGGCACTTAGCGGAATTGCAATGGCAGGAGCGAAGTATGGTTGGGTGATGCAGTATGATATTGCAACGGCGGATTTAGTGCACCGTCTGGCAGCGGTTGTGTATGTCCTGCTGACCCTGATGGTCATCATCTACGAAATTATTCGTATCCTGAGACGGGATAAGACCAAAAAGCCATGGCTTGTATTCAGCCCAACCGGTTATGGACTCTTTACCTTCATTACTACTCTGATTTTTATTATTACCGGAGCTGTTATCTGGCTCTTCATGGACAGCAACCACGCCGCAGCGGCTTTTACACTATGGATTCATGAAAAATTGACTTATCTGGCAGCAGCGAGCGTGATCTGGCACATCTATATGAAGTCCCATGCATTAAAGTGGCCTAAGAAAAAGGAACGGAAGGCAAGATGA
- a CDS encoding carbohydrate ABC transporter permease — protein sequence MFIKHSRLDRFVLILNTTFLILAVLMVVLPLIYVVIASLMDPSVLLSQGLSFKISDWSFEGYQKILSNPAMIRGFGNAVFYASSFAILTVLVSICAGYALSDDRLKGKSIFMTLFIITMFFGGGLVPTYLLVKNLGLLNTPWAVIIPGAVNVWNIILSRTFFKGVPNELREAANVDGASEMRIFLSIVLPLSKPIIFVLALYAFVGQWNSYFDAMIYLDNPNLHPLQLVLRSILIQNQVDPSMISDQLAMAEMKRLSEIIKYAAIVISSLPLLIMYPFFQKYFEKGVMVGSLK from the coding sequence ATGTTTATCAAACATTCGAGGTTGGACCGCTTTGTTCTCATACTGAATACCACCTTTTTGATACTGGCCGTACTGATGGTGGTGCTTCCGCTCATTTATGTGGTCATTGCATCCTTAATGGATCCGTCGGTACTGCTCAGCCAAGGATTATCGTTCAAAATCTCGGACTGGTCATTTGAAGGATATCAAAAGATTCTTTCCAATCCGGCCATGATCCGAGGTTTTGGAAACGCTGTATTTTACGCTTCTTCATTTGCTATTCTTACCGTCCTGGTCTCTATATGTGCAGGATATGCCCTGTCGGATGACAGGCTAAAAGGCAAAAGTATTTTTATGACCTTGTTCATCATTACGATGTTCTTTGGAGGAGGACTTGTTCCAACTTACCTGCTGGTCAAGAATCTGGGTCTTCTAAATACGCCTTGGGCTGTGATCATACCTGGAGCGGTCAACGTATGGAACATAATTTTGTCCAGAACCTTCTTCAAAGGAGTGCCTAATGAACTGAGGGAAGCAGCCAATGTGGATGGGGCGTCGGAGATGAGGATATTCCTCAGCATTGTATTGCCGCTCTCCAAACCGATTATCTTCGTGCTTGCTCTTTATGCCTTTGTTGGCCAGTGGAATTCCTACTTTGATGCCATGATCTATTTGGATAATCCGAACCTTCATCCGCTGCAGCTCGTTCTGCGTTCTATCCTGATTCAGAATCAGGTTGATCCAAGTATGATCAGTGATCAGCTCGCCATGGCGGAAATGAAACGATTGTCCGAAATCATCAAATATGCTGCGATTGTTATTTCCAGTTTGCCTCTTCTTATTATGTATCCGTTCTTTCAAAAGTATTTTGAAAAGGGTGTCATGGTCGGTTCCCTTAAATAG
- a CDS encoding ABC transporter permease, with the protein MKYLKYVGALLFAFIVYTFLYLPILVTILFSFNESKVQVLPIKKLTFDWYRGLFSNTELWVAAKNSLIVSLPATLCAIVFGTLAAYLFQRYRIRGGSFLQFLILLPYILPGIIIGTSLNLLFKFLQVDASLMTVIIGHITFITPVVMFLVMDRLKRFDRNLEFASMDLGASPMRTFLLITLPNIKGAVLAGALLGLTISFDEVIVSFFLIGTDNTLPMLIWSMIRHGYSPQINAVYTLIVLFSLGLIAIAGSRLFAQRNSKAITEE; encoded by the coding sequence ATGAAGTATTTGAAATATGTGGGGGCGCTACTATTTGCGTTCATCGTATACACCTTCTTGTATCTTCCGATTCTGGTGACGATCCTGTTCTCCTTCAATGAATCGAAAGTCCAGGTGCTCCCGATCAAGAAGCTGACATTCGATTGGTACAGGGGGTTGTTCTCGAATACGGAGCTCTGGGTTGCCGCGAAAAACAGTTTGATAGTTAGCCTGCCTGCCACGCTGTGCGCAATTGTATTTGGTACACTGGCGGCCTACTTGTTTCAGCGATACCGGATACGCGGGGGATCATTCCTGCAATTTTTGATTCTTCTTCCTTACATTTTGCCGGGAATTATTATTGGGACCTCGCTCAATCTGCTGTTCAAGTTTCTGCAGGTGGATGCTTCTCTGATGACTGTCATTATCGGGCATATCACGTTTATCACACCGGTTGTAATGTTTCTGGTTATGGACCGTTTGAAAAGATTTGATCGAAATCTGGAGTTTGCATCTATGGATCTGGGCGCCTCGCCGATGCGGACCTTTCTGCTCATTACACTCCCGAATATCAAAGGCGCGGTGCTGGCCGGAGCGCTGCTCGGGCTGACGATTTCGTTCGACGAAGTTATTGTATCCTTCTTTCTGATTGGAACGGACAATACCCTGCCTATGCTCATCTGGTCCATGATCCGTCACGGCTATTCGCCGCAGATTAATGCGGTCTATACGTTGATCGTCTTATTCTCGTTAGGCTTAATCGCGATCGCGGGCAGCAGACTGTTTGCGCAGCGGAATTCGAAGGCTATTACTGAGGAATAA
- a CDS encoding ABC transporter ATP-binding protein, translated as MINQEQAVVELRQVSKRFGNYEAIKDLNLSIRRGEFFSIVGPSGCGKTTTLKMIAGFDHATEGAVYLSGTSANHIPPYKRNVNTVFQNYALFPHMTVYDNVAYPLKLRKVPKNEIRSRVIESLKMVSMDPFLDRSPNQLSGGQKQRVALARALISKPEVLLLDEPLSALDFHLRQEMQRVLKHLQREVDITFVYITHDQGEALSLSDRIAVMKNGVLHQVGSPEEIYEMPQTSFVAGFIGKSNLIKGRMEGPTRFVSDAGLQAMTNEASNLSGEPHVYISVRPEKLRISKDDERYVNRLSAVFVEETYYGADRELTFREAGGTHILMKQQKDDGNVKFSEGESVDLFFRPEDAVIVKEWGS; from the coding sequence ATGATCAATCAAGAACAGGCTGTAGTGGAGCTGCGCCAGGTATCGAAACGATTTGGCAATTACGAGGCAATCAAAGATTTAAACTTGTCGATCAGAAGAGGGGAATTTTTTTCCATTGTAGGACCGAGCGGTTGCGGTAAAACGACAACGCTGAAAATGATAGCGGGATTTGATCATGCGACCGAGGGGGCGGTGTATCTATCCGGAACCTCGGCTAACCATATTCCTCCCTACAAGCGGAATGTGAACACCGTGTTTCAAAACTATGCCCTTTTTCCCCATATGACAGTCTATGACAACGTGGCTTATCCTCTAAAACTCAGGAAGGTGCCGAAGAATGAGATTCGTTCCAGAGTGATCGAAAGCTTGAAGATGGTAAGTATGGACCCGTTTCTTGACCGTTCTCCGAATCAGCTCAGCGGCGGACAGAAGCAGCGTGTCGCGTTAGCCCGGGCACTCATTTCCAAACCGGAAGTTCTGCTGCTGGATGAGCCGCTTTCCGCGCTCGATTTTCATCTAAGGCAAGAAATGCAGCGGGTGCTGAAGCATCTGCAAAGGGAAGTGGACATCACTTTCGTGTACATCACGCATGATCAGGGGGAAGCGCTGAGCCTGTCGGACCGTATTGCCGTAATGAAGAACGGCGTGCTGCATCAAGTGGGTTCGCCAGAGGAGATTTACGAAATGCCCCAAACGAGCTTTGTTGCCGGTTTTATCGGAAAATCTAATCTGATTAAAGGAAGAATGGAAGGGCCAACCCGCTTTGTGAGTGACGCCGGGCTTCAAGCGATGACAAATGAGGCTTCGAATCTCTCGGGAGAGCCGCATGTTTACATTTCGGTCCGTCCGGAGAAGCTCCGAATCTCCAAAGACGATGAACGGTATGTTAACCGTCTCAGCGCGGTCTTCGTGGAAGAAACCTATTATGGTGCGGATAGAGAGTTGACGTTTAGAGAGGCTGGAGGAACACATATTCTGATGAAGCAGCAGAAGGACGACGGGAACGTGAAATTCTCTGAGGGAGAGAGCGTGGATCTGTTCTTCCGTCCGGAGGATGCGGTTATAGTCAAAGAGTGGGGGAGCTAA
- a CDS encoding class I SAM-dependent methyltransferase — translation MNEKRSNTIRKRYDRISGIFDVMERMIKKEWRTDLLKGVDGEVLEVGVGTGANLSCYPSHAAGVTGIDFSPGMLRYAKQKASHAPFPVTLLEMDAQHMDFPDNSFDYVIATCVFCSVPDPVAGLLEIRRVCKPDGKVLLLEHMRSEQPLAGILMDLLNPITVRISGANINRRTLQNIEKAGFIIEEKVSLMGSIVRRLVLNPDKHAN, via the coding sequence CCATTAGAAAACGATATGACCGGATTTCGGGGATCTTTGATGTAATGGAACGCATGATCAAAAAAGAATGGCGGACCGACTTGCTTAAAGGTGTGGACGGTGAAGTATTGGAGGTAGGCGTGGGGACTGGAGCCAATTTGTCCTGCTACCCATCACATGCAGCCGGCGTTACCGGTATTGATTTCAGTCCGGGTATGCTTCGCTATGCCAAACAAAAAGCAAGCCACGCTCCATTTCCAGTAACCCTTTTGGAGATGGACGCACAGCATATGGATTTTCCTGACAATTCATTTGATTATGTCATTGCGACCTGTGTCTTTTGTTCTGTGCCAGATCCTGTGGCTGGTTTACTGGAAATCCGAAGAGTGTGCAAGCCGGACGGGAAAGTGCTTCTGTTAGAGCATATGCGCAGCGAGCAGCCGCTTGCAGGAATATTAATGGACCTGCTCAATCCGATCACAGTCAGAATTTCGGGAGCTAACATCAACCGCAGAACGCTGCAAAATATTGAGAAAGCAGGCTTTATCATTGAGGAGAAGGTTTCCTTGATGGGTTCCATCGTCCGCAGACTCGTGTTAAACCCCGATAAGCATGCGAATTAA
- a CDS encoding ABC transporter permease has translation MFEYVKKNYFLYLLLAPALILTLIFKYGPMYGAIIAFKDFSPIKGIMGSDWVGFYNFEKFLSSPNFSVIFMNTLKLSFFGLILSFPVPILLALMLNQVRRAGVKKNIQLLLYAPNFISVVVVCGMLFIFLSPAGPINQLFSWITDEPIMFMSRPEYFRWIYILSDIWTGAGWASIIYVAALANVDPELHNAANLDGANLLQRIRHIDLPTIRPIMAIVFILAAGGIMSIGFEKAYLLQTTTNLPAAEIIPTYVYKIGLQSGDYAYSAAVGLFNSLINVILLITVNFIVKRLNEGEGLY, from the coding sequence ATGTTTGAATATGTGAAGAAGAATTACTTTCTTTATTTATTGCTCGCACCGGCTCTGATCCTGACCCTTATTTTTAAATACGGTCCTATGTATGGTGCAATTATTGCCTTTAAAGATTTCAGCCCGATCAAAGGAATTATGGGAAGTGATTGGGTAGGTTTTTATAACTTCGAGAAATTCCTGTCTTCCCCCAATTTTTCAGTTATTTTTATGAATACGCTTAAATTAAGTTTTTTCGGTTTGATTCTGAGCTTCCCCGTTCCAATTTTGCTTGCCTTGATGTTGAATCAGGTGCGCAGGGCTGGGGTCAAAAAGAACATACAATTGTTACTGTATGCACCTAACTTCATTTCCGTCGTCGTCGTGTGCGGGATGTTGTTTATCTTCTTATCCCCGGCAGGACCAATCAACCAACTCTTTAGCTGGATTACAGATGAACCGATTATGTTCATGTCTCGTCCTGAATACTTCCGCTGGATCTATATTCTTTCGGATATTTGGACGGGTGCGGGCTGGGCCTCGATTATCTATGTGGCAGCTCTTGCCAACGTTGATCCAGAGTTACATAATGCAGCAAATCTGGATGGTGCCAATCTTCTTCAAAGGATACGTCATATTGATCTTCCAACCATTCGTCCGATTATGGCCATTGTCTTTATCCTTGCTGCGGGCGGCATCATGTCGATTGGATTTGAAAAGGCCTATCTATTGCAAACGACAACGAACCTGCCTGCAGCTGAGATTATTCCGACTTATGTTTACAAAATTGGTTTGCAGTCCGGCGACTACGCATACTCAGCCGCAGTAGGGTTGTTTAACTCTCTCATCAACGTCATTTTGCTCATCACGGTTAATTTTATTGTGAAAAGACTGAACGAGGGCGAAGGTCTTTATTAA
- a CDS encoding ABC transporter permease yields MYGKNLMLIMISIWVLLFIVLPVSAMLLFSFWSIDNFQIVHSLSIQNYSKIFQDPIYLSLLWKTIKLALIVAVLSALISYPLALFVNHRRGTIKTILFLGVLAPLWVGYLVRIYSWRSILGESGFINSLLVMTGILKQPSSSLLFNSSAVVITMLCIAIPFTFIPIYSAIEKIPGNLLQAAADLGAGGSRAFWTVVFPLSMPGVVTGFMFAFITSFGDYMTPSLVGGTSGIMYGNMIQTQFGNSYNWPLGAALSMIMLLFLLLVIAAARKIGNVQAIFEE; encoded by the coding sequence ATGTACGGGAAAAACCTGATGCTGATTATGATTTCCATATGGGTACTCTTGTTCATCGTCCTGCCTGTTTCTGCGATGCTGCTGTTCAGCTTCTGGAGTATTGATAATTTCCAGATCGTTCACAGCCTTAGTATTCAAAATTATTCGAAAATTTTCCAGGATCCGATATACTTGTCATTGCTTTGGAAAACGATCAAGCTGGCTTTGATTGTCGCGGTGCTGTCGGCGCTTATAAGCTATCCGTTGGCATTGTTCGTCAATCACCGGAGAGGAACCATAAAGACGATCCTGTTTCTTGGGGTGCTGGCTCCGTTGTGGGTGGGGTATTTAGTGCGGATCTATTCCTGGAGGTCGATTTTGGGAGAATCCGGGTTCATTAACTCGCTCTTGGTAATGACAGGGATTTTAAAACAGCCTTCCTCGTCGCTGTTGTTCAACAGCTCCGCGGTCGTCATCACGATGCTGTGCATCGCGATACCGTTCACTTTTATCCCGATCTATAGTGCCATCGAGAAAATTCCCGGCAATCTGCTGCAGGCCGCGGCAGATTTGGGAGCAGGCGGATCAAGGGCATTCTGGACAGTTGTCTTTCCCCTCAGTATGCCGGGTGTCGTGACGGGGTTTATGTTCGCCTTCATTACCTCGTTCGGAGACTACATGACACCCTCGCTGGTCGGAGGCACGTCGGGAATTATGTATGGAAACATGATTCAAACGCAATTCGGCAACAGTTATAACTGGCCGCTCGGCGCTGCGCTTTCGATGATTATGCTGCTGTTCCTATTGTTGGTCATTGCGGCAGCGCGCAAAATCGGGAACGTACAGGCAATCTTTGAGGAGTAA
- a CDS encoding multicopper oxidase family protein — MSNKTLIVLFFLALIIGGTAAGIFITETSGSKGGAVTGSIVQEDASAANQPMNHSSHVMADTAATGSTEGAIPPSPSPSPSPEATAGTVQEGTAALPQPKPGQAVKGFTLTAMESNWELASGATQAVWTYNGTVPGQEIRVTQGDFVKITLKNELNVPVTIHWHGYPVPAGSDGVPGITQDAVKPGETYTYGFSADVAGTYWYHSHQESSEQVDKGLYGALVVEPKQSEQPDKDFTLILDEWMNQGGDAHSAHGSASMSEEEMMATMYNIYTVNGKSGSLITPLETKVGDTVRLRFINAGYRSHGIHIPGEFRVVSTDGQDITEPATLQNQIVTIAPGERYDVELNIVSQKDFTIDAHDDNKYNDQLVIPVKVAGSKGEEMEVQHDQLTAFDLYNYGKPAESELSKVQKFALEYTAVLNSKMNGNQQVYTINDKVFSELSALQVKTGDNVKLTFENKGTVDHPMHVHGHFFQVLEKNGVKVESAIMKDTVLVKPGEKIVVAFKADNPGNWMIHCHELHHAAGGMAQQLAYTDYKPAYAPGSNAANKPE; from the coding sequence TTGAGCAATAAAACTCTTATTGTATTGTTCTTCTTGGCCTTGATCATCGGCGGGACGGCAGCCGGTATCTTTATAACTGAAACTTCGGGTTCTAAAGGTGGGGCGGTTACGGGCAGTATAGTTCAAGAAGATGCCAGCGCAGCAAACCAACCGATGAACCATAGTTCACATGTAATGGCCGATACAGCTGCAACGGGCAGTACGGAGGGAGCAATTCCCCCCAGCCCCAGCCCCTCTCCTTCCCCTGAAGCCACTGCGGGTACGGTTCAAGAGGGAACGGCGGCTTTGCCGCAGCCTAAACCCGGGCAGGCTGTAAAAGGTTTTACTCTGACAGCTATGGAAAGCAATTGGGAATTAGCATCCGGCGCGACCCAAGCGGTCTGGACTTACAATGGCACGGTCCCTGGCCAGGAAATCCGTGTTACTCAAGGAGATTTTGTAAAGATTACGCTGAAAAATGAACTTAATGTACCTGTCACTATTCATTGGCATGGTTATCCTGTACCCGCAGGTTCAGACGGTGTGCCCGGGATTACACAAGATGCGGTTAAGCCTGGTGAAACCTATACCTACGGGTTCTCAGCCGATGTGGCGGGAACGTATTGGTATCACTCTCACCAGGAAAGCTCGGAGCAGGTAGACAAGGGACTCTACGGCGCTCTCGTTGTGGAGCCGAAGCAATCCGAACAGCCGGATAAAGACTTTACATTAATTCTGGATGAATGGATGAATCAAGGCGGAGACGCTCACAGCGCTCATGGATCGGCAAGCATGAGTGAAGAAGAAATGATGGCTACCATGTACAATATTTATACGGTTAACGGTAAATCCGGTTCGCTGATTACGCCTCTGGAAACTAAAGTGGGAGACACCGTTCGCTTGCGGTTTATTAACGCCGGATATCGTTCCCATGGAATCCACATTCCTGGAGAGTTCCGGGTAGTAAGTACGGATGGACAGGATATAACAGAGCCGGCCACCCTCCAAAATCAAATCGTAACCATCGCTCCCGGGGAACGCTATGATGTGGAGTTGAATATTGTCTCGCAAAAGGATTTTACAATTGATGCGCATGATGACAATAAATATAACGATCAATTGGTTATTCCGGTTAAGGTAGCGGGAAGCAAGGGCGAAGAAATGGAAGTACAGCACGATCAATTAACCGCGTTTGATCTTTATAATTACGGCAAGCCTGCCGAGTCTGAATTAAGCAAAGTCCAAAAATTTGCACTGGAGTATACTGCCGTGTTGAATTCCAAGATGAACGGGAACCAACAAGTGTATACGATCAACGATAAAGTCTTTTCAGAACTCTCGGCTCTTCAGGTGAAAACCGGCGATAATGTAAAGCTGACGTTTGAGAATAAAGGCACAGTGGATCATCCGATGCATGTACACGGTCACTTCTTCCAGGTCCTTGAGAAAAACGGGGTTAAAGTAGAAAGTGCGATCATGAAGGATACCGTTCTGGTTAAACCCGGCGAGAAGATCGTTGTCGCCTTTAAGGCCGATAATCCCGGAAACTGGATGATTCACTGCCATGAACTTCACCATGCAGCGGGAGGAATGGCGCAACAATTGGCTTACACCGATTATAAGCCCGCTTACGCTCCCGGCTCCAATGCAGCAAACAAACCGGAATAG
- a CDS encoding ABC transporter substrate-binding protein, protein MKLKHVLIVLISVVILVGLSGCGGNTSSTNSGAGTASSAAPANGGEDLAKFKGETINVLSWEGYQEDEWVKPFEQKYGVTVKVTYAGSVDEMFAKAASGSVKYDLIFMDGGSVNRYYKMNLIQPIDLAKLTNTNQLIANMKSLNDKHVVKDGKTFAVPFAWGSLPMMVNADKIKEPIDSWSALWDPKYSGKIVTLDDAANQTAMTAMLLGFEDPYNLTDEQMEQVKSKLLEQKPLVRTYYAGFEDGKNLMASDEGWIGFSMGPTMITDLQKEGKNIVEVIPKEGALVWIDNAVIGKDAKDPELVHIYIDYLISSEVQAQLIKKTSYGGVNADSANKLTDEEKKVSHMDDPNYFNNLVYVAFPESFEKRVKLWNEVKAAQ, encoded by the coding sequence ATGAAACTGAAACATGTACTGATTGTTCTGATATCTGTAGTCATTCTGGTTGGGCTCAGCGGATGTGGCGGCAACACAAGCTCCACAAATTCAGGCGCCGGAACGGCAAGCTCTGCTGCTCCTGCAAATGGCGGCGAGGATCTGGCGAAGTTCAAAGGTGAAACGATTAATGTGCTGTCCTGGGAAGGATATCAGGAAGATGAATGGGTGAAGCCTTTTGAACAAAAATACGGCGTAACCGTTAAAGTCACTTATGCCGGCAGCGTTGATGAAATGTTCGCCAAAGCAGCGTCCGGTTCTGTAAAATACGACCTGATTTTCATGGATGGCGGGTCCGTGAACCGTTACTACAAAATGAATTTGATTCAACCGATTGACTTGGCGAAGCTCACGAATACAAATCAGCTAATCGCAAATATGAAGTCGCTCAACGATAAGCACGTAGTAAAGGACGGAAAGACCTTTGCGGTTCCGTTTGCCTGGGGTTCGCTGCCTATGATGGTGAACGCGGATAAAATCAAAGAACCGATTGACTCCTGGAGCGCATTATGGGATCCGAAGTACAGCGGAAAGATCGTTACCCTGGACGATGCGGCCAATCAAACGGCAATGACAGCGATGCTTCTTGGCTTCGAAGATCCGTATAACCTGACGGACGAGCAGATGGAACAAGTGAAGAGCAAATTGCTCGAACAGAAACCGCTGGTTCGTACCTATTACGCCGGCTTTGAAGACGGAAAAAATCTGATGGCAAGCGACGAAGGCTGGATCGGCTTCTCTATGGGACCGACGATGATTACAGATCTTCAAAAAGAAGGAAAGAATATCGTGGAAGTGATTCCGAAAGAAGGAGCTTTGGTGTGGATTGACAATGCGGTCATCGGCAAGGATGCCAAAGATCCCGAACTGGTCCACATATATATCGATTATCTGATTTCGTCGGAAGTTCAGGCGCAGCTGATCAAGAAGACGAGCTACGGCGGGGTGAATGCCGACTCGGCAAACAAGCTGACCGACGAGGAGAAAAAGGTTTCGCATATGGATGATCCGAATTATTTCAACAATCTTGTGTACGTAGCCTTCCCGGAAAGCTTTGAAAAACGCGTGAAGCTGTGGAATGAAGTCAAAGCGGCTCAATAA
- a CDS encoding ABC transporter substrate-binding protein translates to MKRLKKSRVLAKAASASILASLVFLTACSSGGGGNASSKEQDPNGKVTLNIITQSSPLAPADPNEKLINKRLEEKTNVHINWKNFTRDVFVEKRNLAVASGDLPDAIFNADYSDYELLKLAKDGAIIPLNDLIEKDMPNFKKVLEEAPEYKSMITAPDGKIYGFPWIEELGSGKERIQAVDSMPWINVEWLKKLGLEMPKTTEELKKVLIAFKTKDPNGNGKADEIPLSFINKPGAEDLTYLFAAFGLGENPDHAVVSNDGKVIFTPAEEGYKNAVSYINELYKEGLIDIEAYTQDWSTYLAKGKDQKYGLYFSWDKANISGGNDTYDVLPPLAGPDGEINVTRTNGIGLGRGKMVVTSANKNLDATAKWVDQLYEPVQSVQDNWGTYGDTTQQNIFEFDEAKGMLKHLPLEGAAPVELREKTSVGGPLAVLNSYYGKYTTVPDDAKGRMDIIKNIMAPHMKADNVMPSVFNSIEELDRLTTIEADLFAYVLRMRTEWYQNGKVNEQWGDYQKELKRLGLDEWLKIKQDGYDRATK, encoded by the coding sequence ATGAAAAGATTAAAAAAGTCAAGAGTCTTGGCAAAAGCAGCTTCCGCCTCTATACTTGCTTCTCTGGTGTTCCTTACTGCATGCAGTAGCGGAGGGGGAGGGAATGCATCTAGTAAAGAACAGGATCCAAACGGTAAAGTAACCCTAAATATTATTACGCAAAGCTCCCCGCTGGCACCAGCCGATCCAAATGAAAAGCTGATCAATAAACGTCTCGAAGAAAAAACGAATGTTCATATTAATTGGAAAAACTTCACCAGAGACGTGTTTGTGGAAAAAAGAAACTTGGCCGTCGCAAGCGGCGATCTTCCCGATGCTATTTTCAATGCAGACTACAGCGATTATGAGCTGCTCAAACTCGCTAAAGATGGTGCCATCATTCCGCTTAATGATCTGATCGAGAAGGATATGCCCAACTTTAAAAAAGTGCTGGAAGAAGCCCCTGAATACAAGAGCATGATTACGGCGCCGGACGGAAAGATTTATGGTTTCCCTTGGATTGAAGAGCTGGGCAGTGGAAAAGAAAGAATTCAGGCTGTAGACAGCATGCCTTGGATCAATGTGGAATGGCTCAAGAAGCTTGGACTTGAAATGCCGAAAACAACGGAAGAACTGAAGAAAGTGTTGATCGCGTTCAAGACAAAAGATCCGAATGGCAACGGTAAGGCGGATGAAATTCCTTTGTCCTTTATTAACAAGCCGGGAGCAGAAGATCTGACCTACCTCTTTGCTGCTTTCGGACTGGGAGAGAATCCCGACCATGCGGTCGTAAGCAATGATGGCAAAGTGATATTTACGCCGGCGGAGGAAGGCTATAAAAACGCTGTTTCCTATATCAATGAGCTTTATAAAGAAGGACTCATTGATATTGAAGCTTATACGCAGGACTGGAGTACTTACCTTGCCAAAGGGAAGGATCAAAAATACGGTCTGTACTTCTCCTGGGATAAGGCCAACATCTCCGGAGGAAACGATACTTATGATGTATTGCCGCCGCTCGCTGGTCCCGATGGTGAAATTAACGTAACAAGAACAAACGGCATTGGTCTTGGCCGCGGTAAAATGGTTGTTACGAGTGCAAATAAAAACCTGGATGCGACTGCGAAATGGGTGGATCAGCTGTATGAACCGGTTCAGTCCGTGCAGGACAACTGGGGAACCTACGGGGACACTACGCAGCAGAACATCTTTGAATTTGATGAAGCCAAAGGCATGCTGAAGCATCTGCCGCTCGAAGGCGCAGCTCCAGTTGAACTTCGTGAGAAAACAAGTGTCGGCGGGCCACTGGCTGTTCTTAATTCCTACTATGGTAAATACACGACCGTGCCGGATGACGCCAAAGGCAGAATGGATATTATCAAGAACATCATGGCTCCACACATGAAAGCGGATAACGTAATGCCAAGCGTATTCAATTCGATTGAAGAGCTTGACCGCCTCACGACGATTGAAGCGGACTTGTTCGCCTATGTGCTCAGAATGCGTACCGAATGGTACCAGAACGGCAAAGTGAATGAGCAGTGGGGAGATTATCAGAAAGAGCTGAAACGCCTCGGCTTGGATGAATGGCTGAAGATTAAACAGGACGGTTATGACAGAGCAACGAAATAA